In the Paenibacillus sp. FSL R7-0337 genome, GTACATACTTCACTTGTTGGTGAGACGCTGGTTAAACTGGGAAGTTCCGCACAGCGTGAGCGTTACTTGCCAGAGATTGCTAAAGGGACAAAATTAGGCTGTTTTGCATTATCTGAATCTGGTGCGGGCTCAGACGCTTCTTCTGTCAAAACCCAGTATACAAAGAAAGAAAATATGTTTATTCTCAACGGCAAAAAAAAATGGATTACGTTTGGCGGCATAGCGGATATTATCTTGGTCATTGCTGCTGAAGCTGATACACGAATAATCACCGCCTTTATAGTGGAGCGCACAATGCCGGGTGTCGAAGTCAAACCGATGAGTGGCTTGTTAGGGAGCAGAGCAGCCCATGTTGCCGAAATCTCATTTACAGACGTAGAGGTGCCGGCAGAGAATGTTTTGTGCAATGTAGGCGAAGGGCTTAGCTTTGTTGTTAATACAGCCCTGTTCTATGGCCGTTACAGCATAGCTTGGGCCGGTGTGGCCATCGGTCAGGCAGCGTTGGAGGAGATGGTGAGTTACGCAAGGACCCGGGAACAGTTTGGACAGAAAATTGGCAAGTTCCAATTGGTCCAAGGTCTTATTGGTGATGCGGTTACACAGGTCCATGCTGCAAGAGCGCTATGCATTAGAGCTGGAGAGCTATCTATTGCCGGAGATCATAGTGCTGTTATGGAAACCAATATCGCCAAGTATTTCACATCGATTATGGCCCGCCAAGTAACGTCTGACGCAGTGCAGGTATTCGGCGGCAATGGATGCTGGAACGAATATCCGGTAGAACGATTATTCCGTGAATCTAAGATTCTTGAAATTATTGAAGGAACATCACAGATTCAGCAATTGATGATTGCTAACTATGGGATGAGGAAATATCGCAGACGCTAGCTTTCTCTCATAAGGAGGTCAAAATGTGTACATATAATAACTTGGTCGAGGCACTTCGAGATCATGCTCGAGATGATGTTGGGATACACTTTCTTAACAACGCATTAGATGACGATTTTTTCTCCTATTCAGAGCTTTTAAATGAGGCAGGTAATTTCCTGTCAGCTTATCAGTCAGTTGGAGTGAACATTGGCGATGAGATGTTGTTATTGTACAAATCACCACGCGCTTTTGTGGCAGCATTTTGGGCCTGTCTTTTAGGGGGGATTGTGCCGGTACCTCTTGCTTTTCCTGAGAATAAGGATGAGATGCTTAAGCTATTTACAGTGTGGGGCATCTTGGAGCAGCCATGGATTACCACCGACAATGATACTCTGTTTAATAAGCTGAAATCCTTCTCTGATGAGGAAAATCTGTTGTCAGTTTATGAAGGGATGTCCTCTCATCTTTTTTACCCGGAGCAGATTGAGTGCGCTGGACGGGAACCTTATTTCCCCGTAATTCATTGCAAAGACATCGCCTTTATTCAGTTTTCTTCAGGATCTACCGGAGATCCCAAGGGTGTGTTACTTACGCATGAGAACCTCATGCACAACATTTATGACATTATTTCAAGTAACAACGTGCAGGATACGGATTCCTTTTTGAGCTGGAAGCCCATTTCACATGATTTCGGAATGATCTGTTTCCATCTGACTCCGATCATTGCTGGCTTGCAGCAATACCGTATACCCACGAATACCTTTGTTTGGAATCCGATGTGCTGGTTCTCTGCAGTCAACAAATATAGAGCTACAATCCTGGGATCTCCCAACTTTGGCTTCAGACATTTCCTTAAACGGTTCAAGCGAGATACTGCACAAGCGGAGCAATGGGACTTGAGCTGCGTAAAAATTATCTTTAATGCGGCTGAACTTATATCGACTTCGTTATGTGAAGAATTCACAAAAGAGCTAGGGGACTGGGGCTTGCCCCCTGTGTCGATTAAGCCCGGCTACGGATTAGCTGAATCTACGCTCATTGTAACGGTTGTTCCGCCGGAAGAAGGGATATTAACGTATACGGTTGACCGGACGCAATTGGCATCGGGCCAGCCTGTCCGATTTGTTGAGCATACGGCACAAGAAGCATTGCAATTTGTAGATTGCGGCTTGCCTTGTGAGCACAGCGAGATCCGAATTACTGATGATATGCGAAGGACATTGGGGGAAGACACTGTAGGACATATCGAAGTTAGAGGATTGTGCGTTACTTCAGGATACTACAAGAACGCTGAAGCTACCCGTGCAGTTCTCAGCGAAGAGGGGTGGCTTGACACACAGGATTTAGGATTCCTGCACAATGGACGTTTGATTATGGTGGGCCGATTGAAGGAAATGCTTATTATCGGCGGAATAAATTACTTCCCTCATGATATCGAACAGGCCATACTGCGCGGTATGGGAGAAGATAAGCTAAATCAATATATTGTTTGCGGTGTACCTAATCCTGAATCAGGCACAGAGGATTTAGTGATATTTGTATATTTTAAAAAGAGCAGCGAAGAGTTTCTGCCTATTATAGAATTTGTTCGCAAGCAAGTATTGGATGGGTTAGGGCTGAAAGTAGACTACGTATTGCCCGTCAAAAAAATCCCGAAAACAACGAGCGGAAAAGTACAGCGTCATAAGTTAATCCGAGACTTTCTTGATGGGAAATTCGCTGGGAACATGGATAATTCAAATTGGGTACATCCAAAAAGAGCTTCAGCTGATATTTCACAAGCCCCCTCGCCCTTACATAAAGAAGAAATGTTAACGGTGGTAAGAGAAGAAGTAGAGAATCTATTGGGACGCAGCGGTATAGATATGCATGCTGGTTTGGTAGATCTTGGACTGAGTTCGGTCAAGCTAATGATACTTCAAGAAAACTTGGAGAAGCGTTTGGGTGTTGCTATATCGAGTACAGCAGTTCTGGACTATCCAAGCATTAGTGCTTTGACAAAGCTATTATCGCAACAGGAGGATCTTAAGGAATCCGGCGAAACTGAACGTCCTGCATCCGCTGAAGGCGGGAACATTGCAGTAGTAGGTATAGGATGTCGTTTTCCTGGGGGAGTGGATTCACCGGAGCGTTTTTGGAGTCTGCTAAGCGAAGGAATAGACCCTGTACAAGAAATCCCGGAATGGCGTTGGGAGAAAGATCCACAGGCCCAAGCGGATCTAACTACGCGCATGGGTGGCTTTCTTGATAATATTGATGCATTCGATCCGCTCTTCTTCGGGATTTCTCCGTTAGAAGCTGAGGCACTTGACCCTCAGCACCGGCTTCTTCTGGAACTGACTTGGGAGGCGCTGGAGGAGGCCGGGTGGAATCCCAAGTCTCTTAAGGGCAGCAATACCGGCGTTTTCGTTGGTATTGCCGGCAGCGATTATTTACAGGTTGGCCGGGATCTGGGGCATGCACCTGGACCATACACTTTTACGGGAGCAATGCTCAGTAGTGCAGCCGGCCGTCTCTCTTACGTCTTTGGTCTTCAAGGGCCTTGTATGGCCATTGACACTGCTTGTTCTTCTTCACTTGTAGCAGTGCAACAGGCCATGTTACAGCTTAGGGCTAATACTTGTGATGCCGCATTGGTCGCAGGCGTCAACCTGATTTTGCGAGCTGAAGGGCATGCCAGCTTCTCTAGAATGGAAGCCTTATCGCCTTCGGGCAGATGCCGTAGTTTTGATGAATCGGCGGATGGCTATATCCGGAGTGAGGGCGGAGTCGTGCTTGTTCTCAAACGTCTGGAGGATGCCTGTAAAGATGGAGATCATATTTGGGGAGTTATTAAAGGCGCTGCAGTCAACCATAACGGTCAGAGTGGAGGCTTTACGGTACCCAGCGGGCTGGCACAACAACAGGTTATTCGTCAGGCCTTAGCTGATGCTGAACTCAAGCCGGATGATATTGATTATTTGGAAGCACACGGTTCGGCCACCAAGCTAGGAGATCCCCAAGAGATGAATGCGCTGGTAGATGTATTCGGTGGGAGGGAGCGTCCTCTTTATATAGGAAGCGTTAAATCTAATATAGGTCACTTGGAGACGGCCTCAGGATTAGCCGGGCTTTGCAAAATTTTATTATCCATGCATTATAAGCAGATTCCGGCTAACTTGCACTTTAATAAAGGGAACCCGTTGATTAAATGGAACGAGATACCTTTTACCATTGTGAATGAGGTACAGGAGTGGGAAGCCCGGGACGGATTGAGACGGGCGGGCATCAGTTCATTGGGGATCAATGGTACTAATGCACATATTGTGGTGGAGAACGTACCAAGTGAGTTAACAAGTTCAGATGTAGGGCTCTCGGAGCCATCAAATCTATTTACGGTTTCGGCCAGGACTGAGCCGGCCCTGCGTGAGTATGTGAGAGCTCTGGCTGAGTGGTGCCGCAAACCTAGTGTGGGGATTACAGAGCTTTGTCGTACGGTGAGTATAGGCAGAGCAACTCTAACCCACCGGCTTGCCCTCAGTGTCGATAACATGGATACGCTTGCCGAACGCCTGGAAGCCTTGGCGGAACTACAGATGCCTGTGGGAGTGAAAGCAACTGAACAACCGGGAATGATAGTGTTCCTATTTACAGGTCAAGGTTCACAATATCATGACATGGCTTGTGAATTGTACCAGCAGGCTCCCGTATTCAAGGACAAGCTTGATGAATTGGATGCAGCATTCCAGTCTCAGATCAATGTGTCCCTTGTCGATTTAGTGTATGGTCACTCAAATGATGCATTGCAGCGCCCTTTGTATGCCCAACCCCTAATTTTCTCGATAGAAATAGCGTTGGTGCATTATTGGGAATCTCTTTCCATTATTCCAGATCTACTAATTGGGCACAGCATTGGGGAATATGCTGCGGCCTGCATAGCAGGCGTGATGAGTCTAGAGGATGCTGTGTATATGGTGGCTACCCGCGCTAAGATTATGGATGGAACTCCGGTCCAAGGCCGGATGATCGGTGTACTTGCCGATGAAGTCAAGGTAAGGGAGCTTATAGCCGGTTATGATGATGTATCAATAGCCGCTGTAAATGCCCCTGAGAATATCACCGTATCTGGTGGAACAGCCAGTATGGATAATCTGATACAGCGTGCTAAAAAGAAACGGATTTTCATTGAAGAGCTAGAGGTATCACATCCATTTCATTCCGTACTTATGCGTGACGACGCAAGGAAGATGGAGATGATGCTGGCAAATCTGAAGTTTCATGCTCCATCCCGGCGCTTGATATCCGCCTGTACCGGTACCTTCGTTTCAGAAGATACAATTATGAATGCGGCTTACTGGGGAGACCATCTAGTAGAGCCTGTGCTCTTCTCAGAAGCGATAACCACTGCGGTAGCGGCAGGGGGGAGTTTGTTCTTAGAAATCGGATCAACCGCTACCCTAAGTGGGTTGGTTGCTCAGAATATTAGTAATCCGGATATTCTAGTACTGCCAAGTTTGCGTAAAAATCGATTAGCATGGAAACAGATGCATGAGTGTATGGGGCAATTGTGGCAGCTAGGGTACCCTATTAATTGGAAGGCTCTCTATGGTGGACATGCTGCTCGCATTGGCAATTTACCGCATACCCCCTACGAGCGTCAGAGAGTGTGGTATTCCGATAACAGAATTGCTGCTTTGCCCGGAAATATATTGCAATCTGAATCGATCAGAAGTGAGGTTGCAGTGACTCTTGAGGCAACGCCTGCTTGGGATGTAGACACCAGTGGAATTCAGAAGCAGCTTAAAGAAATGATTTCACAGGTGACTGGTGCTGCTGCCGCTGAGATCTCTGGTTCCCTCAACCTGTTTACTCTAGGGTTGGACTCTCTGATGTTAGTGCAGCTAGGGAAGAATATCAGAAAAAGTTTCGGAGTGGATATTCCTATAAAAACCTTCTTTGCAGAATTACATACTGTTGAACTACTGGCGAACTATATCTTAAAAAATCACACGGTAGCAGTACCTGCTTATCAGGTTCCGGTGAAAGTAGAAAGTAATAGTAATTCTGATGATGTGCAACAGATTATTAACCGTCAGCTAACCATTATGGAAGAACAGTTGCGCCTGTTGAATGGTGTTGTTGTACCAGATAAGAAAAAAAATGCTTCAAGCTCGCCGCCTGTTAGTATCACTAGCTCCAGGGGCATCAAGCTCACGGAGGATTCACTAACACCGCGTCAGCAAGAATTCTTGAACAAATTCATCATTCGATGGAACTCGCGCACCCGGAAATCTAAAGCATATGCCTCTGAGTATAGAGAAACGCTGGCTGATTGGATCGTAAGTCTTAACTTTAGCCGCAGCATTAAAGAATTAGTCTATCCATTGGTTTCGGCAGAGTCCCAAGGCTCCAAGTTCTGGGATGTAGATGGAAATGAATATCTGGATACTGCAATGGGCTATGGAGTATCATTTTTTGGACATAAGCCTGAGTTTATTATTGAGGCAATTCGTAATCAGCTGGATAAGGGCTTCGAGCTTGGACCTCAATCGCAATTGGTTGGGGAGGTAACCATGCTGATCCGTGAGCTTACTGATGTGGAACGTGTGGCTTACTGTAATACAGGTACTGAAGCCGTTATGGTCGCTTTGCGATTGGCGCGATCGGTCAGTGGAAGAAGCATGATAGCTAAATTTACCAACTCTTTCCATGGAAGCTTTGATGGTGTTTTGGCAGAAGCTGATGGCGGTTATAGCCAGCCTATGACCTCAGGCATACCGCAGTCTATGGTGGAGGATACGGTAGTACTGCGATATGGTAGCGAGGAATCCCTTGCGGCTATCCGCAAACATGGGTCGGAGTTGGCAGCCGTATTGGTAGAGCCTGTCCAAAGCCGGAATCCAGGGCTTCAACCAAGGGAATATTTACATCATCTAAGGGCTATTTGTTCAGAGTATGGCATCGCTTTGATTTTTGATGAGATAGTGACAGGCTTCCGTATTCATACGGGCGGAGCACAGGCGTATTTCGGGGTTCAGGCGGATATCGTTACTTATGGCAAGCTGATTGGCGGCGGCATGCCGATTGGTATAGTGGCAGGCAAAGCACTGTATCTGGATGCAGTGGATGGCGGTAACTGGTCGTATGGCGATGAGTCAGGACCGTCAGCTGAGACAACCTTCTTCGCAGGCACCTTCTGTAAGCATCCTCTGACAATGGCTGCTTCCAAAGTAGTGTTGGAGCGCTTGAGAGACAATGGAACAGCTCTGATTGACGAGATTAATGAACGCACCCGCTGCTTTGTTGAGCGTTCTAATGCTTATTTTGCTGAAGCGGGTGTGCCCCTTACAACCTTACAGTTTGGTTCGATGTACCGGTTTGTTACAGGGGTCTCTACAGATATGAGTGTATTGTCATTAGAGATTAATCTGTTCTTCCGTCTGATGATGGAAGCAGGTGTGTATGTGTGGGAGAGGCATACCTGCTTTTTCTCAGCAGCTCATACCAATGAGGATTCAAGTAAGATTCTGGAGGCATTGCGGTACAGTGTGGAGACACTGAGAGCCGGAGGCTTTTGTTTCAGAGCGGTAGAAGATCCCAAAGACCCCATTGATCCGAATGAGATGTCTAAATCCAGCCCGATTCAGTTTGGATTGTCTTCTGAGGAGCGCAGGGTTTACATCATATCTAGGTTCAAAGGCGGCAACGAAGCCTATCAAGTACGCGGCTTGCTCGCCATGGATGGAATTCCTAATATTCCTGAATTAAAGAAAGCTTTTAAATCCCTATCCGACAATCATTTGATGTTGCGAAGTTCATTCCATGTCAAGAATTCAGAGGTAATCCATGTTATTGCCGAAACCATAGAACCTGAATGTATACATGCCGATTTACGGAATGGCGACAGTTTGGAGCGGTTTGAAGTACTATGGAAGCGCCCATTTGATCTTACTCAAGCTCCTCTATGGCGGTGGGGACTATTGGTAGATCATGATGGCTGTTATAAGCTCGTATTTTGCTTTCATCATCTAATTGTGGATGGCGCTTCTATAGATATCATTCTGCAAGATTTGGAGCAAGTTTCCAGAGGTGCTATTCCACAACAATCTTTTTTCACTTATCAGGATTATGTACAAGCAGAGAAAGTATTTCTAGCAAGTCCTGAGGCTTCCCGGCAAAGGGACTGGTGGCTAAAACAACTGAGTCCCCTGCCTGCTGGGCTTAACTTGCCGAATGATGAATTAAGACCGGCAATTAATACATTCAAGGGAGCAAGCAGATTTTTCACTATAGAGTCTGAAATGCTATCTAATGTGAAGGTACTGGCTCGGAAGTATCAAACCACTCCTTTCATGTTATTTTTGGCAGCTTGGGCAGCATTTTTAGGACGGATTGCAGTTCAGTCGGACTTCTGTATCGGCATTCCATGGAACCGGAGAAACAACAATGATCTTGATGGCATAGTCGGTATGTTTGCGCAGACGCTGGTATTACGGCTACAGCCGGAGCCAACGCTATCATTTGAAGAGTTTCTGGCGTCCGTTAAGGAAAGATGCCTGGAGGCTTATGGAAATCCGGAATATCCATTAGATAGGTTATTGGAAGATTTAAATGTGCCGCGGGATTTGGGGCGAAATCCACTATTTGATGTCATGTTTATTTATGAGAATGGCCAGCAGAGAATTGTGGAACTTGGTGGAATTCAAGGCGTGCCGGAAGAAGTTCCAACGGAACATGCTACTTTTGATCTGACGCTAGAGATGATCGAGCGGGACGGTCAACTCTTCTCCAGTATTAATTATGCTGTTCCTTTATTTAGTCAATCGAGAATTGACGAATGGATCATACGATTTAAGAGCTATTTACACGAAATGATTCTTAATCCTTCCCAGTCATTAGATGAAATACGACTTCTAGGAGAAGATGAAGAGGAAGAACTAACAAGCAAAGGAATGGGGCCCGAGGTCAAGCAGACAGGAGCAATGACTGACAGGATCATGGCTGAAGTAGTTAAGGAACAGAGGGATAAGCCTGCAGTCTGGTTTCGGCAGAGAGAATGGACATATTCGGAGCTTGATGTCCGCGCAGGAGCTTTGGCTGCAAGAATGGCGGATATTGGTATAGGCAAAGAAGATATAGTGGGCATATTGTTGCCTCGAACACCAGAAATGCTGGCAGCGATGCTTGCAATTCTTAAGGTGGGGGCGGCATGGCTGCCATTGGACTTGTCATATCCAGATGAAAGCTTGCATTACATGTTAGATAACAGCAGAACGAGCCTGGTAATATGCGAAGCTTCCTATGAAGGCCGCTCCCATTTCTCTATACCTACCTTAGATCCGGCTGATGTAATGGAATATAAGACGGAATGTACCTTTGAGAATCAGAGCAGCACTGAAGATTTGGCTTACTTAATATTCACATCCGGTTCAACAGGCAGACCAAAGGGCGTGCAGATCGAACATGGTTCTTTGGCTAACTTCCTCTGTGGTATGGCTAAGGCATTGAATTGGACGCGGGGAAGCCGGACAGCTTGTTTGACTACCATTAGTTTTGACATATTTCTGCTAGAAACATTCCTCTGTCTGTCTCAAGGGGGATGCGTGGTTCTGGCGGATGAACGTGAGACAGCTGATCCCCAGTCTATAGCACGACTTGTACGTGAGGGACAGGTGGACATTTTACAAATGACGCCTACACGGTTGCAGTTAATTCTGACGGACCCGCAAGTGATGAAAGAGGTTATGGGTTCCATTCAGACCCTCATCGTTGGAGGTGAAGCCTTTCCGAAGAAGGTGCTGCCAATGCTCCAGCAGTTCGAATCGTTGAGGATATTCAATGTTTACGGACCAACAGAGACATGCATATGGTCCACATGCAAAGAGCTGACCTCTGCTCAAGAGATTAACATAGGTGTTCCTATACAAAATACACAAATCTATTTGCTGGATGCCTATAGACAATTGGTTCCTGAAGGAGTAGAGGGTGACCTCTGGATTGCAGGAACAGGAGTGGCTAGAGGATATATCAATAATCCTAAGCTAACTGCAGAACGTTTCACCGAGAATCCCTTTTATGAAGGAAGAATGTATCACACGGGAGATCGAGCAATATGGAAGGGGTCAGAACTAGAATTTGTCGGTCGCAATGACGATCAAGTCAAGATTCGCGGTTATCGTATCGAACTTGGTGAAGTAGAGGAGGTTATTAAACAACATCCTGCTATCGCCAATGCTGTTGTGGCGGTACAGGAGCTGGGCCCAGGTAACAGTGTATTAGCCGCGTACTTTCAAACGAAACCCGGAATGGAGATAGTCAAGGATGGGCTTATGGAATGGATTGCAGACCGTCTCCCTGAATATATGGTGCCTGCAAGGTTATCAGAGCTGTCTGTCATTCCGCAGACTCCGAATGGAAAGATAGACCGGAAGGCTCTGCCTGCAGCACCCGTTATTGTTACTGTTCGTAATGAAAACATCGAAGAACCTCTATATCAATTGGACACTACTCTGCTGAATATATGGAGAACATTC is a window encoding:
- a CDS encoding hybrid non-ribosomal peptide synthetase/type I polyketide synthase: MCTYNNLVEALRDHARDDVGIHFLNNALDDDFFSYSELLNEAGNFLSAYQSVGVNIGDEMLLLYKSPRAFVAAFWACLLGGIVPVPLAFPENKDEMLKLFTVWGILEQPWITTDNDTLFNKLKSFSDEENLLSVYEGMSSHLFYPEQIECAGREPYFPVIHCKDIAFIQFSSGSTGDPKGVLLTHENLMHNIYDIISSNNVQDTDSFLSWKPISHDFGMICFHLTPIIAGLQQYRIPTNTFVWNPMCWFSAVNKYRATILGSPNFGFRHFLKRFKRDTAQAEQWDLSCVKIIFNAAELISTSLCEEFTKELGDWGLPPVSIKPGYGLAESTLIVTVVPPEEGILTYTVDRTQLASGQPVRFVEHTAQEALQFVDCGLPCEHSEIRITDDMRRTLGEDTVGHIEVRGLCVTSGYYKNAEATRAVLSEEGWLDTQDLGFLHNGRLIMVGRLKEMLIIGGINYFPHDIEQAILRGMGEDKLNQYIVCGVPNPESGTEDLVIFVYFKKSSEEFLPIIEFVRKQVLDGLGLKVDYVLPVKKIPKTTSGKVQRHKLIRDFLDGKFAGNMDNSNWVHPKRASADISQAPSPLHKEEMLTVVREEVENLLGRSGIDMHAGLVDLGLSSVKLMILQENLEKRLGVAISSTAVLDYPSISALTKLLSQQEDLKESGETERPASAEGGNIAVVGIGCRFPGGVDSPERFWSLLSEGIDPVQEIPEWRWEKDPQAQADLTTRMGGFLDNIDAFDPLFFGISPLEAEALDPQHRLLLELTWEALEEAGWNPKSLKGSNTGVFVGIAGSDYLQVGRDLGHAPGPYTFTGAMLSSAAGRLSYVFGLQGPCMAIDTACSSSLVAVQQAMLQLRANTCDAALVAGVNLILRAEGHASFSRMEALSPSGRCRSFDESADGYIRSEGGVVLVLKRLEDACKDGDHIWGVIKGAAVNHNGQSGGFTVPSGLAQQQVIRQALADAELKPDDIDYLEAHGSATKLGDPQEMNALVDVFGGRERPLYIGSVKSNIGHLETASGLAGLCKILLSMHYKQIPANLHFNKGNPLIKWNEIPFTIVNEVQEWEARDGLRRAGISSLGINGTNAHIVVENVPSELTSSDVGLSEPSNLFTVSARTEPALREYVRALAEWCRKPSVGITELCRTVSIGRATLTHRLALSVDNMDTLAERLEALAELQMPVGVKATEQPGMIVFLFTGQGSQYHDMACELYQQAPVFKDKLDELDAAFQSQINVSLVDLVYGHSNDALQRPLYAQPLIFSIEIALVHYWESLSIIPDLLIGHSIGEYAAACIAGVMSLEDAVYMVATRAKIMDGTPVQGRMIGVLADEVKVRELIAGYDDVSIAAVNAPENITVSGGTASMDNLIQRAKKKRIFIEELEVSHPFHSVLMRDDARKMEMMLANLKFHAPSRRLISACTGTFVSEDTIMNAAYWGDHLVEPVLFSEAITTAVAAGGSLFLEIGSTATLSGLVAQNISNPDILVLPSLRKNRLAWKQMHECMGQLWQLGYPINWKALYGGHAARIGNLPHTPYERQRVWYSDNRIAALPGNILQSESIRSEVAVTLEATPAWDVDTSGIQKQLKEMISQVTGAAAAEISGSLNLFTLGLDSLMLVQLGKNIRKSFGVDIPIKTFFAELHTVELLANYILKNHTVAVPAYQVPVKVESNSNSDDVQQIINRQLTIMEEQLRLLNGVVVPDKKKNASSSPPVSITSSRGIKLTEDSLTPRQQEFLNKFIIRWNSRTRKSKAYASEYRETLADWIVSLNFSRSIKELVYPLVSAESQGSKFWDVDGNEYLDTAMGYGVSFFGHKPEFIIEAIRNQLDKGFELGPQSQLVGEVTMLIRELTDVERVAYCNTGTEAVMVALRLARSVSGRSMIAKFTNSFHGSFDGVLAEADGGYSQPMTSGIPQSMVEDTVVLRYGSEESLAAIRKHGSELAAVLVEPVQSRNPGLQPREYLHHLRAICSEYGIALIFDEIVTGFRIHTGGAQAYFGVQADIVTYGKLIGGGMPIGIVAGKALYLDAVDGGNWSYGDESGPSAETTFFAGTFCKHPLTMAASKVVLERLRDNGTALIDEINERTRCFVERSNAYFAEAGVPLTTLQFGSMYRFVTGVSTDMSVLSLEINLFFRLMMEAGVYVWERHTCFFSAAHTNEDSSKILEALRYSVETLRAGGFCFRAVEDPKDPIDPNEMSKSSPIQFGLSSEERRVYIISRFKGGNEAYQVRGLLAMDGIPNIPELKKAFKSLSDNHLMLRSSFHVKNSEVIHVIAETIEPECIHADLRNGDSLERFEVLWKRPFDLTQAPLWRWGLLVDHDGCYKLVFCFHHLIVDGASIDIILQDLEQVSRGAIPQQSFFTYQDYVQAEKVFLASPEASRQRDWWLKQLSPLPAGLNLPNDELRPAINTFKGASRFFTIESEMLSNVKVLARKYQTTPFMLFLAAWAAFLGRIAVQSDFCIGIPWNRRNNNDLDGIVGMFAQTLVLRLQPEPTLSFEEFLASVKERCLEAYGNPEYPLDRLLEDLNVPRDLGRNPLFDVMFIYENGQQRIVELGGIQGVPEEVPTEHATFDLTLEMIERDGQLFSSINYAVPLFSQSRIDEWIIRFKSYLHEMILNPSQSLDEIRLLGEDEEEELTSKGMGPEVKQTGAMTDRIMAEVVKEQRDKPAVWFRQREWTYSELDVRAGALAARMADIGIGKEDIVGILLPRTPEMLAAMLAILKVGAAWLPLDLSYPDESLHYMLDNSRTSLVICEASYEGRSHFSIPTLDPADVMEYKTECTFENQSSTEDLAYLIFTSGSTGRPKGVQIEHGSLANFLCGMAKALNWTRGSRTACLTTISFDIFLLETFLCLSQGGCVVLADERETADPQSIARLVREGQVDILQMTPTRLQLILTDPQVMKEVMGSIQTLIVGGEAFPKKVLPMLQQFESLRIFNVYGPTETCIWSTCKELTSAQEINIGVPIQNTQIYLLDAYRQLVPEGVEGDLWIAGTGVARGYINNPKLTAERFTENPFYEGRMYHTGDRAIWKGSELEFVGRNDDQVKIRGYRIELGEVEEVIKQHPAIANAVVAVQELGPGNSVLAAYFQTKPGMEIVKDGLMEWIADRLPEYMVPARLSELSVIPQTPNGKIDRKALPAAPVIVTVRNENIEEPLYQLDTTLLNIWRTFVGERDIGIHDNFFDVGGNSFSLVLVQAELEKIFPGVVSVADLFANPTIARLRHYIHSSISSASTRQEGVLTLADSWFNHSSGNEGRFAATLTPGMVRTLREMGTENNKISISEIIMSLFAVYLHKELGQETIPIWLIADSERAGFIDFDFGRRSDIGQMLSEWSSAVQSFSDYRLLQTISPLITAENGVRVGFITDHGLDWHRVLNDLDFVLALEGADEEIKLAIYYNGRLKAAIIRNHLNRLIKMLNIVISKTKSKGDTS
- a CDS encoding acyl-CoA dehydrogenase family protein, whose protein sequence is MHKEFQQSILSKATEYAEKVIRPRAGEFDRQEYLPREIIDGLASRGLLGAAIPEKYGGLGLDPLFYGSLTEIIGKACCSTRALLTVHTSLVGETLVKLGSSAQRERYLPEIAKGTKLGCFALSESGAGSDASSVKTQYTKKENMFILNGKKKWITFGGIADIILVIAAEADTRIITAFIVERTMPGVEVKPMSGLLGSRAAHVAEISFTDVEVPAENVLCNVGEGLSFVVNTALFYGRYSIAWAGVAIGQAALEEMVSYARTREQFGQKIGKFQLVQGLIGDAVTQVHAARALCIRAGELSIAGDHSAVMETNIAKYFTSIMARQVTSDAVQVFGGNGCWNEYPVERLFRESKILEIIEGTSQIQQLMIANYGMRKYRRR